The following are encoded together in the Panicum virgatum strain AP13 chromosome 6K, P.virgatum_v5, whole genome shotgun sequence genome:
- the LOC120711157 gene encoding U-box domain-containing protein 4-like isoform X1, whose amino-acid sequence MASWTGLMDNVSPSTLLSSISRLGVLTSDGSTLRPKPIQKYCQNVYDISSIVNPLLEDLCKTPEEQLNEVLRDLDTAINEASGLIGNWHQTTSKIYFGWQIESVISDIQGCSLQLCQLANSLLPSLTGRACTCIEKLQDINYEHMFDLVKEAAKELAETSAASADNLLKLSSSLSLSTNMELYMEAISLENLRTRALRSENREELDLAEQMIPLVNHMHDRLLREKQQLSINGVPIPADFCCPLSLELMSDPVIVASGQTYERVYIKLWLDEGFTICPKTRQRLGHSNLIPNYTVKALIANWCESHDIRLPDPMKSLKLNFPSAASSLQDLGAAGGSPLHPSVISRANIPGSPEADAYMRNLNGASPHSVPNQNPHVHASRSGHEISTSQTSENANGSAPDVSRLSLASSEARESSLEGRRGGSIGQTSEQSTEEAFQSSNLDMQDNMDSSSLNGSLPNSGQLDGECDNGVTGVPSDRTNYSSDASGEVTDGGGAPVASSVPQREHLIPRLATRGQFIRRQASDRGFARIISSSSMDARSDLSAIENQVRKLIEDLRSDSVDVQRSAASELRLLAKHNMENRIVIANCGAVNLLVGLLHSPDAKTQEHAVTALLNLSINDNNKIAIANADAVDPLIHVLETGNPEAKENSAATLFSLSVIEENKVRIGRSGAIKPLVDLLGNGTPRGKKDAATALFNLSILHENKGRIVQADAVRHLVELMDPAAGMVDKAVAVLANLATIPEGRTAIGQARGIPALVEVVELGSARGKENAAAALLQLCTNSNRFCSIVLQEGAVPPLVALSQSGTPRAREKAQALLSYFRSQRHGNSARR is encoded by the exons ATGGCTTCTTGGACAGGGTTGATGGATAACGTCTCCCCGAGCACTCTGCTCAGTAGTATCTCCCGTCTTGGTGTCTTAACATCTGATGGCTCTACCTTGAGACCCAAGCCCATTCAGAAGTACTGCCAAAATGTATATGATATCTCGAGCATTGTGAACCCCCTTCTTGAAGATCTCTGCAAGACTCCAGAAGAGCAACTCAATGAGGTCCTAAGAGATCTTGACACTGCTATCAATGAAGCTTCAGGCCTTATTGGAAACTGGCACCAGACAACCAGCAAAATATATTTT GGTTGGCAAATTGAATCGGTAATATCAGATATTCAGGGATGTTCCCTTCAGCTGTGCCAGCTGGCTAATTCTCTATTGCCTTCTCTGACTGGCCGTGCCTGCACATGTATTGAG AAACTCCAAGACATAAATTATGAGCATATGTTCGATCTAGTTaaagaggctgccaaggaacTTGCTGAGACAAGCGCTGCGAGTGCTGATAATCTGTTGAAACTGTCAAGTTCATTGAGCCTGTCAACAAACATGGAATTGTACATGGAAGCTATTTCCCTTGAGAATCTCAGAACAAGGGCACTAAGAAGTGAGAATCGCGAAGAACTGGATCTAGCTGAGCAGATGATTCCACTGGTCAACCATATGCATGATCGCCTTCTCAGGGAAAAACAACAGCTTAGCATCAACGGGGTTCCTATTCCTGCTGATTTTTGCTGTCCGCTGTCCTTGGAACTGATGTCTGATCCAGTTATTGTAGCATCTGGCCAGACGTATGAGCGGGTTTATATCAAGTTGTGGCTTGATGAAGGTTTTACTATCTGTCCAAAAACACGCCAAAGACTTGGTCACTCCAATTTAATACCTAATTATACTGTGAAGGCTTTGATAGCTAACTGGTGTGAATCTCATGACATTAGGCTACCTGATCCTATGAAATCCCTGAAGTTAaactttccttcagctgcctCCTCCCTCCAGGATTTGGGTGCTGCGGGTGGCAGTCCTCTACATCCTAGTGTCATCTCAAGGGCTAATATTCCTGGGTCCCCAGAAGCTGATGCGTATATGAGAAACTTGAATGGAGCATCTCCCCACAGTGTGCCCAATCAGAACCCTCATGTGCATGCCAGCCGTTCTGGCCATGAGATCTCGACAAGTCAAACTTCTGAAAATGCAAATGGTTCTGCACCTGATGTATCAAGGTTATCACTTGCAAGTTCTGAAGCAAGAGAGTCTAGTTTGGAAGGAAGACGTGGTGGTTCGATTGGACAAACTTCAGAGCAGTCGACAGAGGAAGCATTTCAATCTTCTAATTTGGATATGCAGGACAACATGGACAGTTCTTCATTGAATGGCAGTCTTCCAAATAGTGGTCAACTTGATGGGGAATGTGACAATGGGGTGACGGGGGTTCCAAGTGATAGGACAAACTACAGTAGCGATGCATCTGGAGAGGTTAcagatggtggtggtgcgccTGTGGCATCTTCTGTTCCTCAAAGGGAACATTTAATCCCAAGACTGGCCACTAGAGGCCAATTTATCAGACGGCAAGCATCCGATAGGGGTTTCGCTAGAATTATATCTTCATCATCGATGGATGCACGGAGTGATCTCTCTGCCATTGAGAATCAGGTTCGGAAGCTGATTGAGGATTTGAGAAGTGATTCTGTAGATGTTCAGAGGTCAGCAGCATCAGAGCTTCGTCTTCTAGCTAAGCACAACATGGAGAATAGGATTGTCATTGCAAACTGTGGGGCTGTAAATCTACTGGTTGGTCTTCTTCACTCACCAGATGCtaaaacccaagagcatgccgtGACAGCTCTTCTGAATCTGTCGATAAATGACAACAATAAAATTGCTATTGCAAATGCTGATGCTGTTGATCCTCTCATTCACGTCCTTGAGACTGGGAACCCTGAAGCTAAAGAGAATTCAGCAGCCACTTTATTCAGTCTCTCGGTTATTGAAGAAAATAAAGTGAGGATTGGGCGATCTGGTGCGATCAAGCCTCTAGTAGACTTGCTAGGAAATGGCACCCCTCGAGGAAAGAAAGATGCAGCTACTGCATTGTTTAACTTGTCTATACTTCATGAAAACAAAGGTCGTATTGTGCAAGCCGATGCTGTGAGACACCTGGTTGAGCTTATGGATCCTGCTGCTGGAATGGTCGACAAAGCTGTGGCTGTGTTGGCAAACCTTGCTACGATACCAGAAGGGAGGACTGCGATTGGGCAGGCACGTGGCATTCCAGCCCTTGTTGAAGTTGTTGAGTTGGGTTCTGCAAGAGGGAAGGAGAATGCTGCTGCCGCGTTGCTTCAGCTCTGTACAAACAGCAACAGATTTTGCAGTATAGTTCTTCAAGAGGGTGCAGTGCCTCCTCTAGTCGCCCTTTCACAGTCAGGAACACCTCGAGCGAGAGAGAAG GCACAAGCTCTTCTCAGCTACTTCCGCAGCCAAAGACATGGGAATTCAGCGAGGAGATAG
- the LOC120711157 gene encoding U-box domain-containing protein 4-like isoform X2 has translation MDNVSPSTLLSSISRLGVLTSDGSTLRPKPIQKYCQNVYDISSIVNPLLEDLCKTPEEQLNEVLRDLDTAINEASGLIGNWHQTTSKIYFGWQIESVISDIQGCSLQLCQLANSLLPSLTGRACTCIEKLQDINYEHMFDLVKEAAKELAETSAASADNLLKLSSSLSLSTNMELYMEAISLENLRTRALRSENREELDLAEQMIPLVNHMHDRLLREKQQLSINGVPIPADFCCPLSLELMSDPVIVASGQTYERVYIKLWLDEGFTICPKTRQRLGHSNLIPNYTVKALIANWCESHDIRLPDPMKSLKLNFPSAASSLQDLGAAGGSPLHPSVISRANIPGSPEADAYMRNLNGASPHSVPNQNPHVHASRSGHEISTSQTSENANGSAPDVSRLSLASSEARESSLEGRRGGSIGQTSEQSTEEAFQSSNLDMQDNMDSSSLNGSLPNSGQLDGECDNGVTGVPSDRTNYSSDASGEVTDGGGAPVASSVPQREHLIPRLATRGQFIRRQASDRGFARIISSSSMDARSDLSAIENQVRKLIEDLRSDSVDVQRSAASELRLLAKHNMENRIVIANCGAVNLLVGLLHSPDAKTQEHAVTALLNLSINDNNKIAIANADAVDPLIHVLETGNPEAKENSAATLFSLSVIEENKVRIGRSGAIKPLVDLLGNGTPRGKKDAATALFNLSILHENKGRIVQADAVRHLVELMDPAAGMVDKAVAVLANLATIPEGRTAIGQARGIPALVEVVELGSARGKENAAAALLQLCTNSNRFCSIVLQEGAVPPLVALSQSGTPRAREKAQALLSYFRSQRHGNSARR, from the exons ATGGATAACGTCTCCCCGAGCACTCTGCTCAGTAGTATCTCCCGTCTTGGTGTCTTAACATCTGATGGCTCTACCTTGAGACCCAAGCCCATTCAGAAGTACTGCCAAAATGTATATGATATCTCGAGCATTGTGAACCCCCTTCTTGAAGATCTCTGCAAGACTCCAGAAGAGCAACTCAATGAGGTCCTAAGAGATCTTGACACTGCTATCAATGAAGCTTCAGGCCTTATTGGAAACTGGCACCAGACAACCAGCAAAATATATTTT GGTTGGCAAATTGAATCGGTAATATCAGATATTCAGGGATGTTCCCTTCAGCTGTGCCAGCTGGCTAATTCTCTATTGCCTTCTCTGACTGGCCGTGCCTGCACATGTATTGAG AAACTCCAAGACATAAATTATGAGCATATGTTCGATCTAGTTaaagaggctgccaaggaacTTGCTGAGACAAGCGCTGCGAGTGCTGATAATCTGTTGAAACTGTCAAGTTCATTGAGCCTGTCAACAAACATGGAATTGTACATGGAAGCTATTTCCCTTGAGAATCTCAGAACAAGGGCACTAAGAAGTGAGAATCGCGAAGAACTGGATCTAGCTGAGCAGATGATTCCACTGGTCAACCATATGCATGATCGCCTTCTCAGGGAAAAACAACAGCTTAGCATCAACGGGGTTCCTATTCCTGCTGATTTTTGCTGTCCGCTGTCCTTGGAACTGATGTCTGATCCAGTTATTGTAGCATCTGGCCAGACGTATGAGCGGGTTTATATCAAGTTGTGGCTTGATGAAGGTTTTACTATCTGTCCAAAAACACGCCAAAGACTTGGTCACTCCAATTTAATACCTAATTATACTGTGAAGGCTTTGATAGCTAACTGGTGTGAATCTCATGACATTAGGCTACCTGATCCTATGAAATCCCTGAAGTTAaactttccttcagctgcctCCTCCCTCCAGGATTTGGGTGCTGCGGGTGGCAGTCCTCTACATCCTAGTGTCATCTCAAGGGCTAATATTCCTGGGTCCCCAGAAGCTGATGCGTATATGAGAAACTTGAATGGAGCATCTCCCCACAGTGTGCCCAATCAGAACCCTCATGTGCATGCCAGCCGTTCTGGCCATGAGATCTCGACAAGTCAAACTTCTGAAAATGCAAATGGTTCTGCACCTGATGTATCAAGGTTATCACTTGCAAGTTCTGAAGCAAGAGAGTCTAGTTTGGAAGGAAGACGTGGTGGTTCGATTGGACAAACTTCAGAGCAGTCGACAGAGGAAGCATTTCAATCTTCTAATTTGGATATGCAGGACAACATGGACAGTTCTTCATTGAATGGCAGTCTTCCAAATAGTGGTCAACTTGATGGGGAATGTGACAATGGGGTGACGGGGGTTCCAAGTGATAGGACAAACTACAGTAGCGATGCATCTGGAGAGGTTAcagatggtggtggtgcgccTGTGGCATCTTCTGTTCCTCAAAGGGAACATTTAATCCCAAGACTGGCCACTAGAGGCCAATTTATCAGACGGCAAGCATCCGATAGGGGTTTCGCTAGAATTATATCTTCATCATCGATGGATGCACGGAGTGATCTCTCTGCCATTGAGAATCAGGTTCGGAAGCTGATTGAGGATTTGAGAAGTGATTCTGTAGATGTTCAGAGGTCAGCAGCATCAGAGCTTCGTCTTCTAGCTAAGCACAACATGGAGAATAGGATTGTCATTGCAAACTGTGGGGCTGTAAATCTACTGGTTGGTCTTCTTCACTCACCAGATGCtaaaacccaagagcatgccgtGACAGCTCTTCTGAATCTGTCGATAAATGACAACAATAAAATTGCTATTGCAAATGCTGATGCTGTTGATCCTCTCATTCACGTCCTTGAGACTGGGAACCCTGAAGCTAAAGAGAATTCAGCAGCCACTTTATTCAGTCTCTCGGTTATTGAAGAAAATAAAGTGAGGATTGGGCGATCTGGTGCGATCAAGCCTCTAGTAGACTTGCTAGGAAATGGCACCCCTCGAGGAAAGAAAGATGCAGCTACTGCATTGTTTAACTTGTCTATACTTCATGAAAACAAAGGTCGTATTGTGCAAGCCGATGCTGTGAGACACCTGGTTGAGCTTATGGATCCTGCTGCTGGAATGGTCGACAAAGCTGTGGCTGTGTTGGCAAACCTTGCTACGATACCAGAAGGGAGGACTGCGATTGGGCAGGCACGTGGCATTCCAGCCCTTGTTGAAGTTGTTGAGTTGGGTTCTGCAAGAGGGAAGGAGAATGCTGCTGCCGCGTTGCTTCAGCTCTGTACAAACAGCAACAGATTTTGCAGTATAGTTCTTCAAGAGGGTGCAGTGCCTCCTCTAGTCGCCCTTTCACAGTCAGGAACACCTCGAGCGAGAGAGAAG GCACAAGCTCTTCTCAGCTACTTCCGCAGCCAAAGACATGGGAATTCAGCGAGGAGATAG